The proteins below are encoded in one region of Nitrospira sp.:
- the atpD gene encoding ATP synthase subunit beta, with product MTTIDDTPLDTSRMPSVGIISEVHGPIVDIACDQLPPIYRALCSCLNGERYTFEVYQHLDERRVRAITLHRTSGLRRGMPVLDTGGPLVVPVSSDALGRLLNVFGEPLDGLPPLSTPDHRRIHGEPDRLSDAAGMGHVLETGIKVIDLLCPFSRGGKTGLFGGAGIGKTVLITEFMHAIVSLHRGVSVFAGVGERIREGHELWHDMQHAGVMPHTTMVFGQMDESPGVRFRVGLAALTYAEYFRDTLGKDVLFVMDNIFRFVQAGSEISGLLGRMPATVGYQPTLVTEVAELQDRIMSTASGAITSIQTVYVPADDLTDPAVTAIQRHLDTTVILTRSQAAKGIYPAVDPLGSTSRLMDRRILGDRHYTIARGVREHLARYRELEDMIAMLGIEELSDQDRRIVLRARKLQRYLTQPFHVTAPLTGVAGVAVPLAETLRDCDAFLRGDYDQMSEEACYMRGPLTEPGP from the coding sequence ATGACCACGATTGATGACACACCGCTCGATACGTCCCGGATGCCCTCCGTCGGGATTATCTCCGAGGTGCATGGCCCCATCGTCGACATCGCCTGCGATCAACTGCCGCCCATTTACCGGGCCTTGTGTAGTTGCCTCAATGGCGAACGGTACACCTTCGAGGTGTACCAGCATCTGGACGAACGTCGGGTCCGTGCCATCACCCTGCATCGGACCAGCGGCCTTCGGCGCGGCATGCCGGTTCTGGACACAGGTGGTCCCCTGGTAGTCCCCGTTTCCTCGGATGCGCTCGGCCGCCTTCTGAACGTCTTCGGGGAACCCCTGGATGGGCTGCCACCGTTGTCGACACCCGACCATCGCCGCATCCACGGTGAGCCGGATCGTCTCTCCGATGCCGCGGGGATGGGACACGTCCTTGAAACCGGCATCAAGGTGATCGACTTGCTTTGTCCGTTTTCGCGGGGGGGTAAAACGGGGTTGTTCGGAGGAGCCGGAATCGGGAAGACGGTGCTCATTACCGAGTTCATGCATGCCATTGTCTCGCTGCATCGGGGTGTCTCGGTGTTCGCAGGCGTCGGGGAGCGCATTCGCGAAGGGCACGAGCTGTGGCACGACATGCAGCACGCGGGCGTCATGCCCCATACCACGATGGTGTTCGGTCAAATGGACGAATCGCCAGGCGTCCGATTCCGCGTTGGACTGGCGGCATTGACCTATGCCGAATACTTCCGGGACACCCTCGGCAAGGACGTGCTGTTCGTGATGGACAACATTTTTCGATTCGTGCAGGCGGGAAGCGAAATTTCGGGACTGCTCGGACGGATGCCTGCCACCGTCGGCTATCAGCCGACGCTGGTGACCGAGGTGGCGGAATTGCAGGACCGAATCATGTCGACGGCAAGCGGCGCCATCACCTCGATTCAGACTGTCTACGTGCCCGCCGACGACCTCACAGACCCCGCGGTCACTGCCATTCAACGCCACCTGGATACGACCGTCATTCTGACTCGTTCGCAGGCCGCGAAGGGCATCTATCCGGCCGTCGACCCCCTAGGCTCAACGAGCCGTCTGATGGACCGTCGCATCCTCGGCGACCGGCACTATACGATTGCCAGGGGCGTTCGTGAGCACCTCGCCCGATACCGAGAGTTGGAGGACATGATTGCCATGCTCGGAATCGAAGAGCTCTCCGACCAAGATCGCCGCATCGTCCTGCGGGCGCGCAAGCTCCAACGATACCTGACTCAACCGTTTCACGTCACAGCTCCCCTGACCGGTGTCGCGGGCGTGGCGGTGCCTCTTGCGGAGACGTTGCGGGACTGCGACGCCTTCTTGCGGGGCGACTACGACCAGATGTCCGAGGAGGCCTGTTACATGCGGGGCCCACTGACGGAGCCCGGCCCATGA
- the aceF gene encoding dihydrolipoamide acetyltransferase component of pyruvate dehydrogenase complex, whose amino-acid sequence MTEFVMPTLGADMTEGTLVMWKKQVGDRVEKGDIIAEVETDKAAIEIEAFSCGTIERFLVQPGDKVPVGTPMAIIRDAQAPATTTAMPGTTPKETEPHVDSLATSSPPAAEVQPQSPSHAQGDRLRISPTAWRLAQELGVDPTSLIGTGPEGAISREDVQRAAAIRVQPELRQKGSAVPADSRQARIRHTIAAAMARSKREIPHYYLSTSIDMGPAMEWLRQCNNARGVAERLLPSVLLIKAVALALKEIPELNGFWKDGHAIRSEAIHVGVAISLRGGGLIAPAVHDADRLSLMDTMERLQDVVRRARAGSLRSSEMSDSTITVSSLGDLGADQVLGVIYPPQVALVGFGKIAERPWVVNGQVVARSVVTASLSADHRASDGHRGGLFLEAIDRLLHHPESL is encoded by the coding sequence ATGACTGAATTTGTCATGCCCACGCTCGGCGCCGACATGACCGAAGGCACGTTGGTCATGTGGAAAAAGCAAGTGGGCGACCGCGTCGAGAAGGGTGACATCATCGCCGAGGTTGAAACCGACAAAGCGGCGATCGAGATCGAAGCCTTCTCATGCGGTACCATCGAGCGATTCCTGGTACAACCAGGGGACAAAGTTCCGGTGGGCACTCCGATGGCCATTATCCGTGATGCACAGGCACCGGCTACCACAACCGCAATGCCGGGGACGACGCCGAAGGAAACGGAGCCACACGTCGACTCTTTGGCCACGAGTTCGCCGCCGGCTGCAGAGGTTCAGCCCCAGTCCCCGTCACATGCGCAAGGAGATCGACTGCGTATCTCGCCGACCGCCTGGCGCCTCGCACAGGAACTTGGCGTGGACCCCACCTCGCTCATCGGAACCGGACCTGAGGGCGCCATATCCCGGGAAGATGTTCAGCGGGCTGCAGCGATCCGTGTTCAACCGGAGTTGAGACAGAAAGGATCTGCTGTACCCGCAGATAGCCGCCAAGCCAGGATCCGACACACCATCGCCGCGGCCATGGCTCGCTCAAAGCGGGAGATCCCTCATTATTACTTGAGTACGAGCATCGATATGGGACCAGCCATGGAATGGCTCCGACAGTGCAACAACGCACGCGGCGTCGCCGAGCGGTTGCTGCCGAGCGTCCTCCTGATCAAGGCGGTTGCGCTCGCTTTGAAGGAGATCCCCGAGTTGAATGGTTTCTGGAAGGACGGACACGCGATTCGAAGCGAAGCCATTCACGTCGGCGTCGCGATTTCGCTTCGCGGAGGCGGGCTGATCGCTCCCGCCGTCCATGACGCCGATCGGTTGAGTCTTATGGACACCATGGAACGCTTGCAGGATGTGGTCAGACGGGCTCGCGCCGGATCGCTGCGCAGTTCCGAAATGTCGGACTCGACGATCACGGTCAGCAGTTTGGGTGATCTCGGCGCCGACCAGGTGTTGGGGGTCATCTATCCGCCGCAGGTCGCCCTCGTGGGATTCGGCAAGATTGCCGAGCGGCCCTGGGTGGTGAACGGCCAAGTGGTGGCGCGGTCCGTCGTAACTGCCAGCTTGTCGGCCGATCATCGTGCGAGCGATGGCCATCGGGGCGGTCTGTTCCTGGAAGCCATCGATCGACTGCTGCATCACCCCGAGAGCCTGTGA
- a CDS encoding F0F1 ATP synthase subunit yields MAENNATLKQAVDKQVARMKRAQKERPTLLAQSAYLGTAGILFVLPIVAGAYLGRWLDGFFSGYSVRWTVSLIVLGIAFGGINVYLFLRD; encoded by the coding sequence GTGGCTGAGAATAATGCAACCCTCAAGCAGGCCGTGGACAAGCAAGTCGCCCGTATGAAACGGGCACAGAAGGAGCGTCCGACCTTGCTGGCGCAGAGTGCCTATTTGGGTACGGCCGGCATTCTGTTCGTGCTCCCCATCGTCGCAGGCGCCTACCTCGGACGCTGGCTCGATGGGTTCTTCTCGGGGTACTCGGTGCGATGGACAGTCAGCCTGATCGTGCTGGGGATCGCGTTCGGTGGCATCAACGTGTACTTATTCCTACGAGACTAA
- the acsA gene encoding acetate--CoA ligase, with the protein MPCTLAPVMKWVPIIKSRREWEVVPNLFDYAALRQSFTWEQARNELTGLPGGNGLNIAHEAVARHADGTRAEHVAIRWLSKGGECHDYTYTDLDRLTNRFANVLQCLGVGKGDRVYVLAGRIPELYIAALGTLKNRSVFCPLFSAFGPEPIETRLRIGQAKVLVTTEVLYHRKVAVIRGSLPHLAHVVTIKQDPASTGISDTRDFHNLMETADDSFTIAPTDPQDPALLHFTSGTTGTPKGAVHVHEAVVAHHMTGKFALDLHPDDIFWCTADPGWVTGTSYGIIAPLTNGVTSIVDEAEFDAERWYRTLQDQRVTVWYTAPTAIRMMMKAGLELIQRYDLNRLRFSASVGEPLNPEAVVWGQQAFGHPFHDNWWQTETGGIMIANFAAMDVRPGSMGRPLPGIEAAVVRRGSDDEDIQVIVEPDTEGELALRPGWPSMFRGYWHEEDRYKKCFVGGWYLTGDLAKRDKDGYFWFVGRADDVIKTSGHLIGPFEVESALMEHPAVAEAGVIGKPDPVAMQVVKAFVSLKDGFASSPSLQKELLAFARTRLGAVVAPKEIAFLPSLPKTRSGKIMRRLLKARELGLPEGDTSTLEGGSS; encoded by the coding sequence ATGCCTTGCACCCTTGCGCCCGTTATGAAGTGGGTTCCGATCATCAAATCCCGTCGAGAGTGGGAGGTTGTGCCCAACTTATTCGACTATGCGGCGCTGCGGCAGTCCTTTACGTGGGAGCAGGCCCGCAACGAACTCACGGGCCTTCCGGGCGGAAACGGACTCAATATCGCACATGAGGCCGTGGCCAGGCATGCCGACGGGACTCGTGCCGAGCATGTCGCAATTCGGTGGCTGAGCAAGGGCGGTGAGTGCCACGATTACACCTATACCGACCTAGACAGACTCACGAACCGTTTCGCAAACGTGCTCCAGTGCTTAGGCGTGGGCAAAGGCGACCGTGTGTACGTGCTCGCCGGGCGCATTCCTGAGCTGTATATCGCGGCCCTCGGCACGCTGAAGAATCGCAGCGTGTTCTGTCCGCTCTTTTCGGCGTTCGGCCCCGAGCCGATTGAAACCCGTCTCCGGATCGGCCAAGCGAAGGTCTTGGTCACAACGGAAGTCTTGTACCACCGCAAGGTTGCCGTCATACGCGGCTCACTGCCTCACCTTGCACATGTTGTGACGATCAAACAGGATCCCGCGTCGACGGGAATTTCCGATACACGCGATTTTCACAACCTCATGGAGACGGCGGACGACTCGTTTACGATTGCGCCGACCGACCCGCAAGACCCCGCGCTCTTGCACTTCACGAGCGGAACGACCGGAACCCCGAAGGGTGCGGTACATGTCCATGAAGCAGTGGTGGCACATCATATGACGGGAAAATTCGCGCTCGACCTGCATCCGGACGACATTTTTTGGTGCACCGCCGATCCGGGATGGGTCACGGGGACCTCCTACGGCATCATTGCCCCTTTGACGAACGGTGTGACGAGTATCGTCGACGAGGCCGAGTTCGACGCCGAACGGTGGTATCGGACGCTCCAAGATCAACGCGTGACCGTGTGGTACACCGCGCCGACGGCCATCCGAATGATGATGAAGGCAGGCCTCGAACTGATTCAACGCTACGATCTGAACCGGCTGCGCTTTTCCGCGAGCGTGGGGGAACCGCTGAATCCGGAAGCGGTCGTGTGGGGCCAACAAGCCTTCGGTCATCCATTCCATGACAACTGGTGGCAGACAGAAACCGGGGGCATCATGATCGCCAATTTTGCTGCCATGGACGTACGCCCGGGCTCCATGGGACGACCGCTGCCAGGTATCGAAGCAGCCGTCGTGCGGCGCGGGAGTGACGATGAAGACATTCAGGTCATCGTCGAACCCGATACGGAGGGAGAATTGGCGCTTCGACCAGGCTGGCCATCGATGTTTCGCGGCTACTGGCATGAGGAGGACCGGTACAAGAAGTGCTTCGTCGGCGGGTGGTACCTCACTGGCGATCTCGCCAAGCGTGATAAAGACGGCTACTTTTGGTTCGTGGGCCGCGCCGACGACGTGATCAAGACGTCGGGGCACTTGATCGGACCATTCGAGGTTGAAAGCGCCCTCATGGAACACCCAGCGGTCGCTGAGGCTGGAGTCATTGGCAAGCCCGATCCTGTGGCGATGCAAGTGGTCAAAGCATTCGTCAGCCTGAAAGACGGGTTTGCTTCCTCCCCGTCATTACAGAAGGAGCTCCTGGCCTTCGCTCGTACTCGCCTGGGAGCCGTCGTAGCGCCAAAGGAAATCGCCTTTCTCCCGAGCTTGCCGAAAACCCGCAGCGGGAAAATTATGCGCCGACTCCTGAAGGCACGCGAGTTGGGCCTTCCCGAAGGAGATACCTCCACCCTGGAGGGCGGGTCATCGTGA
- the pdhA gene encoding pyruvate dehydrogenase E1 component subunit alpha codes for MKEQPATDSRIPPRSRALDLLRQMIRIRRFEEKAAELYSAGKIRGFLHLYIGEEAIAVGAMQALRPEDAIVATYREHGHALARGTPMGPLMAELYGKANGCSRGRGGSMHFFDASRRFYGGLAIVGGGLAIAVGLALADQLRKRPSVTACFFGEGAVAEGAFHESMNLAALWKLPVLFICENNLYAMGTALVRSESMTDIAAKAAAYGIPGEAVDGMDVLAVEAAAKRATERVRAGGGPSLLECKTYRFRAHSMYDPELYRSKTEVEEWKTHGPIVSFEGRMREWKCLTSEDLSAIEAAVRAEIDEAVAFAERGEWEPLEELTKDVYTANVNSET; via the coding sequence GTGAAGGAGCAACCCGCCACGGACAGCCGCATACCACCCCGGTCCCGGGCACTGGATCTGCTGCGCCAAATGATCCGCATTCGGCGATTCGAGGAGAAAGCCGCTGAACTGTACAGTGCGGGAAAGATCCGCGGGTTTCTGCACCTGTACATCGGTGAGGAAGCGATCGCGGTGGGCGCCATGCAGGCGCTAAGGCCGGAAGACGCAATCGTCGCGACCTATCGAGAGCACGGCCATGCCTTGGCACGAGGCACGCCCATGGGTCCGCTGATGGCCGAATTGTACGGAAAGGCCAACGGTTGCAGCCGCGGACGCGGAGGCTCGATGCATTTCTTCGATGCTTCGCGTCGATTCTACGGGGGACTTGCGATTGTAGGCGGAGGCCTGGCGATCGCCGTGGGGTTGGCCTTGGCCGATCAGTTGCGCAAACGCCCGTCCGTCACAGCCTGCTTTTTCGGTGAGGGTGCCGTCGCCGAGGGAGCCTTTCATGAATCCATGAATCTGGCCGCGCTGTGGAAGCTTCCCGTCCTCTTCATCTGCGAGAACAACCTGTATGCCATGGGAACCGCTCTCGTGCGATCGGAGTCCATGACCGATATCGCAGCCAAGGCGGCGGCGTACGGCATTCCGGGTGAAGCCGTGGACGGCATGGACGTGTTGGCCGTCGAAGCCGCTGCCAAACGGGCAACTGAACGAGTGCGGGCCGGAGGAGGGCCTTCTCTCTTGGAGTGTAAGACGTACCGCTTTCGTGCGCACTCGATGTACGACCCCGAGTTATACCGCTCCAAAACCGAAGTGGAGGAGTGGAAAACTCACGGGCCAATCGTCTCATTCGAAGGCCGCATGCGGGAGTGGAAATGTCTGACGTCCGAAGATCTCTCTGCAATCGAGGCCGCAGTCCGCGCGGAAATCGACGAAGCGGTAGCCTTTGCCGAACGCGGAGAGTGGGAACCGCTCGAGGAATTGACGAAAGACGTCTACACAGCGAACGTGAACAGTGAGACGTAA
- the pdhB gene encoding pyruvate dehydrogenase subunit beta, which produces MTYREAVREGLREALRSDPRVFLMGEDVGKYGGPYACSKGFLDEFGPDRIRDTPLSENTFVGAGIGAALGGLRPIVEVMTVNFSLLALDQIVNNAATIRHMSGGQFGIPLVVRMATGAGRQVAAQHSHSLEGWFAHIPGITVLTPATIPDAKGMLLAALQQPDPVFIFEHAYLYPTEGELDEQAGAVDIRHAIVRRAGTDMSIITFGGSVWKALAAADQLATDGIEADVIDLRVLRPLDMATILASVSKTHRAVIVDEGWRTGSFAAEISARIVEGGFYELDGPVQRVCSAEVPIPYPKHLEDAALPNVDRIVQAVRSLVSP; this is translated from the coding sequence ATGACGTATCGAGAGGCCGTACGGGAAGGGTTGCGCGAAGCACTACGGAGCGACCCACGGGTATTCCTCATGGGCGAGGACGTCGGCAAGTACGGCGGCCCCTACGCCTGTTCGAAAGGCTTCCTGGACGAGTTCGGTCCCGATCGAATCCGCGATACTCCGCTGTCCGAAAATACATTCGTCGGAGCCGGCATCGGCGCGGCACTGGGAGGTCTGCGCCCTATCGTCGAAGTCATGACCGTGAACTTTAGCCTGCTCGCCCTGGATCAGATCGTGAACAACGCCGCGACGATTCGCCATATGTCGGGTGGACAGTTCGGCATCCCGTTGGTCGTACGCATGGCTACGGGGGCTGGCCGACAAGTTGCGGCGCAGCATTCCCATAGCTTGGAAGGCTGGTTCGCACACATCCCGGGTATCACCGTGCTGACGCCGGCGACCATACCCGATGCGAAGGGCATGCTCCTGGCCGCCCTGCAGCAACCCGATCCTGTCTTCATCTTTGAACATGCCTATTTGTATCCGACCGAAGGAGAGCTGGACGAACAGGCCGGAGCAGTCGATATCCGGCATGCGATCGTTCGGCGAGCCGGTACCGACATGTCGATCATCACATTCGGCGGAAGCGTGTGGAAGGCGCTGGCCGCGGCGGACCAACTCGCCACCGATGGCATCGAAGCCGACGTGATCGACCTACGGGTCCTGCGCCCCCTGGATATGGCGACGATTCTCGCATCCGTCTCCAAGACGCATCGGGCGGTCATTGTCGATGAAGGCTGGCGGACCGGCAGTTTTGCGGCCGAGATTAGCGCCCGGATCGTCGAGGGCGGGTTCTACGAATTGGACGGTCCCGTCCAACGGGTCTGCTCGGCAGAGGTCCCGATTCCATACCCCAAGCATCTCGAAGACGCGGCGCTGCCGAACGTCGATCGCATCGTTCAGGCGGTGCGCTCGCTCGTGTCGCCATGA
- a CDS encoding pyruvate kinase, whose translation MNQGQPPVDPNETTSDPFTKKLMELYQDIAQKALRARGRFPFFDLDQECSRDNLLAYLALRGYDLLDVQLELADRGLSSLGRLEGAVMTSLRKVLEHLGSPPPESPLAAPSFSQARGMLSQRSTRLLGRPRLHHQTRIMVTLDTDTLRQPDLLEQLLLKGMDIARINCAHDTSREWLRLIEAVRDAETRLAQQGQGIGRRCRIVMDLAGPKVRTGPLKSSTRPLKLSVEKDLRGRPRCVLEGHLTAATEETRLIRNPGEPRRFVIALPQQDRLNNLSLGDDLTFVDTRGRTRLLRVLERASPTRVRVGLNRTAYIEEGTELMSPQGFSFRVGPITDQPVAIHVQVGDHLRLYRDPACPGHPAEGDQPAGIACTLPAVLEAVQPGHRVFIDDGKIGARVLNVLPEYLELEIMAPRDTPARIRAEKGLNFPDSAIEIPALTEKDREDLRFVVKHATAVGLSFVHRPRDLDDLRSALKDLGNPEIGIVIKIETRESIHRLAQLLLAGLDLPKFGVMIARGDLAVEVGFEHLALVQEDILCMCEAAHIPVIWATQVLENLTKSGLAARAEITDAATGQRAECVMLNKGAHIIEAVKTLGDLLSSRERQRVKKRQVFREITAQYDVLAIPGLEAASTASPAAAPGTG comes from the coding sequence ATGAATCAGGGACAACCGCCCGTCGACCCGAACGAGACCACCTCGGATCCATTCACAAAAAAGCTGATGGAGTTGTACCAAGATATTGCCCAGAAGGCGCTCCGTGCTCGAGGACGGTTCCCGTTCTTCGACCTCGATCAGGAGTGCAGCCGTGACAACCTCTTGGCCTACCTGGCCCTACGTGGGTATGACCTTTTGGATGTCCAGTTGGAGTTGGCTGACCGAGGCCTCTCTTCTCTGGGACGGCTGGAGGGGGCCGTGATGACAAGTCTGCGGAAGGTCCTCGAACACCTTGGGTCACCACCACCGGAGTCCCCTCTCGCCGCGCCGAGTTTCAGCCAAGCCCGAGGCATGCTGTCCCAGCGCAGCACCCGCTTGCTCGGCCGACCTCGTCTCCATCACCAAACCCGAATCATGGTGACGCTGGACACCGACACGTTACGGCAGCCGGATCTGCTGGAGCAACTTCTCCTAAAAGGGATGGACATCGCTCGGATCAACTGTGCGCATGACACCAGCCGTGAGTGGTTGAGACTCATCGAGGCCGTTCGGGATGCCGAGACGAGACTGGCCCAGCAAGGGCAGGGAATTGGTCGACGCTGCCGCATTGTTATGGATCTGGCAGGTCCGAAGGTTCGGACTGGTCCGCTCAAATCTTCGACGCGTCCCTTGAAGCTTTCCGTTGAGAAGGACCTACGCGGACGACCGCGCTGCGTTCTCGAGGGGCATCTCACCGCAGCCACAGAGGAGACCCGGCTCATTCGCAACCCCGGCGAACCCCGCCGATTTGTCATTGCGTTGCCTCAGCAGGACCGATTGAACAACCTCTCGCTCGGCGACGACCTGACCTTCGTTGACACGAGGGGCCGGACGCGCCTGCTTCGCGTGCTCGAGCGCGCCAGTCCGACGCGAGTGCGGGTCGGTTTGAATCGGACCGCGTACATCGAGGAAGGGACCGAGCTGATGTCGCCGCAGGGATTCTCTTTTCGAGTGGGTCCGATCACCGATCAACCGGTGGCCATTCACGTGCAAGTGGGGGACCATCTGCGCCTCTATCGCGACCCGGCATGCCCAGGCCATCCGGCGGAAGGGGACCAACCAGCGGGCATTGCGTGCACGCTGCCCGCCGTGCTGGAGGCAGTGCAACCGGGACATCGGGTGTTCATCGACGACGGAAAGATCGGAGCGAGGGTCCTCAACGTGCTGCCGGAGTATCTGGAACTGGAGATCATGGCCCCCCGTGACACCCCCGCGCGAATCCGTGCCGAGAAGGGACTCAATTTTCCCGACAGCGCCATCGAAATTCCGGCGCTGACGGAGAAGGATCGTGAAGATCTGCGGTTCGTCGTGAAGCATGCCACTGCGGTCGGCCTCTCCTTCGTTCACCGGCCCCGCGACCTGGATGATCTCCGCTCCGCGCTCAAGGACCTCGGCAATCCGGAAATCGGAATCGTGATCAAGATCGAAACGCGTGAATCGATTCATCGATTGGCCCAGTTGCTCCTGGCGGGTCTGGATCTGCCAAAATTCGGGGTCATGATTGCCCGCGGTGATTTGGCCGTTGAGGTCGGCTTCGAGCACCTCGCCTTAGTCCAGGAGGACATTCTCTGTATGTGCGAAGCCGCCCACATCCCGGTGATCTGGGCGACGCAGGTATTGGAAAATTTGACCAAGAGCGGGCTGGCGGCGCGGGCCGAAATCACCGACGCCGCCACTGGGCAGCGGGCTGAATGTGTGATGCTCAACAAGGGCGCGCACATTATCGAGGCCGTGAAGACGCTCGGAGATCTGTTGAGTTCCCGGGAGCGACAGCGAGTCAAGAAGCGGCAGGTGTTTCGCGAGATCACGGCGCAGTACGACGTGCTGGCGATCCCCGGCCTCGAAGCGGCATCAACCGCGTCTCCCGCCGCAGCACCGGGTACCGGATGA
- the atpB gene encoding ATP synthase subunit a — MTTNIVLQVGLLRITEPVVTTWALMLVMTISAWVVSRRLALEPRPWQVAVEGTVETIQGAIAAVAPEQASVLLPFIATLWLFIGSANLLGVIPGLSAPTGHLSVTAALALLVFGSVHWFGIRAEGLRGHLGHYVTPTPLMLPFYILSELSRTVALAVRLFGNIMSLEMAALLVLIVAGFLVPVPLLALHIIEAVLQAYIFGMLALIYIAGALQSHEQRRQLAKD, encoded by the coding sequence ATGACCACGAACATCGTCCTTCAGGTCGGTCTCTTACGCATTACCGAGCCGGTCGTCACCACCTGGGCGTTGATGCTCGTCATGACGATCAGTGCATGGGTGGTGTCCCGCCGCCTCGCGCTCGAACCTCGGCCCTGGCAGGTCGCGGTCGAGGGGACCGTCGAGACCATTCAGGGGGCGATTGCCGCCGTCGCACCGGAACAGGCCTCGGTGCTGTTGCCCTTCATTGCCACGCTCTGGCTGTTCATCGGTTCCGCCAACCTCTTGGGTGTTATCCCAGGCTTAAGCGCCCCAACCGGTCACCTGTCAGTGACCGCGGCGCTGGCTCTGCTGGTGTTCGGATCGGTGCATTGGTTTGGCATTCGAGCCGAGGGCCTGCGTGGGCATCTAGGCCATTACGTGACTCCCACCCCCTTGATGCTACCGTTTTATATACTCAGCGAGCTCAGTCGGACCGTGGCTTTGGCCGTCCGCCTCTTCGGCAATATCATGAGCCTGGAAATGGCCGCGTTGCTGGTCCTGATCGTCGCCGGCTTTCTCGTCCCAGTGCCGCTCCTGGCTTTGCACATCATCGAAGCCGTGTTACAAGCCTATATTTTTGGCATGCTTGCGCTCATTTATATCGCCGGGGCACTGCAGTCTCATGAGCAACGGCGCCAGCTAGCAAAGGATTGA